A window from Brucella sp. BE17 encodes these proteins:
- a CDS encoding MetQ/NlpA family ABC transporter substrate-binding protein, with protein sequence MSSVLSRYTLTRRAGLKALVFTAAALTISFAPAPSHAEDKTLKVGIMGGEDEDVWKIVAEEAKKQGLIIERVTFNDYNQPNEALERKEIDANAFQHKPFLDEQIKQHGYKISVAGYTAVWPIGIYSRKHKSLDELKEGAVVGIPNDPSNEGRALRVLEEKGLIKLKPDAGILATPIDIAENPKKIEIKELDAGVVGRSIDDLDAAIVNNDWAAKAGLKKEEAIGWESNENNPYNNFIAVRTEDADADWVKKLVASFQNDAVKAELDRAYKGTGIPAWK encoded by the coding sequence ATGTCGTCAGTCCTTTCCCGTTACACGCTGACCCGCCGCGCTGGCTTAAAAGCTCTCGTCTTCACCGCCGCAGCGCTCACCATCAGTTTTGCGCCCGCACCGAGCCACGCAGAAGACAAAACCCTCAAGGTCGGCATCATGGGCGGTGAGGACGAAGACGTCTGGAAAATCGTTGCCGAGGAAGCCAAGAAGCAGGGCCTCATTATCGAGCGCGTCACCTTCAACGATTATAACCAGCCCAATGAGGCGCTTGAGCGCAAGGAAATCGACGCCAACGCTTTCCAGCACAAGCCGTTTCTCGATGAGCAGATCAAGCAGCACGGCTACAAAATCAGCGTCGCCGGTTACACTGCCGTCTGGCCGATCGGCATTTATTCACGCAAGCATAAAAGCCTTGATGAATTGAAGGAAGGGGCTGTTGTCGGCATTCCCAATGATCCATCCAACGAAGGCCGTGCGCTGCGCGTGCTGGAGGAAAAGGGGCTGATCAAGCTTAAGCCCGATGCAGGCATTCTGGCAACGCCTATCGATATTGCCGAGAACCCCAAGAAGATCGAAATCAAGGAACTCGACGCCGGTGTCGTTGGCCGTTCCATTGACGATCTTGATGCGGCAATCGTCAATAATGACTGGGCTGCCAAAGCGGGCCTTAAAAAGGAAGAAGCCATCGGCTGGGAATCGAACGAAAACAATCCCTACAACAACTTCATCGCCGTGCGCACGGAAGATGCGGATGCGGATTGGGTGAAGAAGCTTGTCGCTTCTTTCCAGAACGATGCTGTGAAGGCCGAACTCGACCGCGCCTATAAGGGTACGGGCATTCCGGCCTGGAAATAA
- a CDS encoding ABC transporter permease, giving the protein MMTSIGRKLKRLSPQLAALALILAANTIISPGFLNISFQNGRLYGSLIDILVRAAPVAILAIGMTLVIATRGIDLSVGAVMAISGATAASLIVAGYPLAIIIPVALGTGLLCGLWNGFLVAVFDIQPIIATLILMVAGRGIAQLITEGVILTFNNDSFAALGSGSFLGMPLPVLIWIFAGLAVGLIVRSTALGFLIEATGINRRAAMLAGVKARFLLFSVYAVSGLGAALAGLIATADIRGADANNAGLWLELDAILAVVIGGTSLNGGRFSIMASLLGALIIQSINTGILMAGFPPEFNLIIKAGIIIIVLTFQSPALVHLITFLRFERKKQTGARS; this is encoded by the coding sequence ATGATGACATCTATTGGTAGAAAACTGAAAAGGCTAAGCCCGCAACTCGCAGCGCTAGCGCTCATTCTGGCAGCAAACACCATCATCTCGCCAGGCTTTTTGAATATATCGTTCCAGAATGGGCGCCTCTACGGCAGTCTGATCGATATTCTCGTGCGTGCGGCACCCGTTGCAATCCTCGCCATCGGCATGACATTGGTCATCGCCACACGCGGCATCGACCTTTCGGTCGGCGCGGTCATGGCGATCAGCGGTGCGACGGCAGCCTCGCTCATCGTCGCAGGCTATCCGCTCGCTATTATCATTCCCGTGGCCCTCGGCACGGGGCTTTTATGCGGGTTGTGGAACGGCTTTCTCGTTGCCGTCTTCGACATTCAACCGATCATCGCAACGCTTATCCTGATGGTGGCCGGACGCGGTATTGCGCAGTTGATCACCGAAGGCGTGATCCTCACCTTCAACAATGATTCCTTTGCAGCGCTGGGTTCCGGATCATTCTTAGGCATGCCTCTCCCTGTACTGATCTGGATTTTTGCAGGGCTTGCCGTGGGACTGATCGTGCGTTCCACAGCGCTCGGTTTTCTGATCGAGGCTACCGGCATCAACCGCCGAGCGGCAATGCTGGCAGGTGTCAAGGCGCGGTTTCTTTTGTTCAGCGTCTATGCCGTGTCAGGACTGGGAGCAGCACTTGCAGGACTGATCGCCACTGCCGACATCCGGGGTGCCGATGCCAATAATGCCGGTCTGTGGCTTGAACTCGACGCTATTCTCGCGGTCGTCATTGGCGGCACATCGCTGAATGGCGGACGCTTCTCGATCATGGCTTCCTTGCTGGGAGCGCTCATCATCCAGTCGATCAATACCGGCATTCTGATGGCTGGCTTTCCGCCGGAATTCAACCTGATCATCAAGGCAGGCATTATCATCATCGTTTTGACCTTCCAGTCGCCAGCTCTGGTACACCTCATCACCTTCCTGCGCTTCGAGCGCAAAAAACAGACGGGAGCACGATCATGA
- the ytfQ gene encoding galactofuranose ABC transporter, galactofuranose-binding protein YtfQ — translation MKYRLTALTAALTLTLISSASAASLTVGFSQVGSESGWRAAETSITRQEAEKRGHTLKFADGQQKQENQIKAVRGFIAQGVDAILIAPVVATGWDAVLKEAQEAEIPVVLLDRQIDASEELYLTAVTSDQVHEGKVAGDWLIKDVGDKACNVVELQGTTGSSPAINRKKGFEDAIKDHDNIKITRSQTGDFTRTKGKEVMESFIKAEGGGKEICAVYAHNDDMAVGAIQAIKEAGLKPGTDIKIVSIDAVPDIFQAMADGEANATVELTPNMAGPAFDAIEAFKDKETVPPKWIQTESKLYTQADDPKAVYEAKKGLGY, via the coding sequence ATGAAATACCGTCTGACGGCCCTGACGGCCGCTCTCACGCTTACCCTGATTTCCAGCGCATCCGCCGCTTCGCTGACGGTTGGCTTTTCGCAGGTCGGCTCTGAATCGGGCTGGCGCGCCGCTGAAACCAGTATCACCCGGCAGGAAGCCGAAAAACGCGGTCATACGCTGAAATTTGCCGATGGGCAGCAAAAGCAGGAAAACCAGATCAAGGCCGTACGCGGCTTCATCGCGCAGGGCGTCGATGCCATTCTGATCGCACCCGTGGTCGCAACCGGCTGGGATGCGGTTTTGAAAGAAGCTCAGGAAGCAGAAATTCCGGTTGTGCTGCTTGATCGTCAGATCGATGCGTCGGAAGAGCTTTATCTGACCGCCGTCACTTCGGATCAGGTCCATGAAGGCAAGGTTGCAGGCGACTGGCTGATCAAGGATGTGGGCGATAAAGCCTGCAACGTGGTCGAATTGCAGGGTACAACCGGCTCGTCGCCAGCGATTAATCGCAAAAAGGGCTTTGAGGACGCGATCAAGGACCACGACAACATCAAGATCACCCGCTCGCAGACCGGGGACTTCACCCGCACCAAGGGTAAGGAAGTCATGGAAAGCTTCATCAAGGCCGAAGGCGGCGGCAAGGAAATCTGCGCAGTCTATGCGCATAATGACGATATGGCCGTTGGTGCCATTCAGGCCATCAAGGAAGCGGGCCTCAAGCCCGGAACCGACATCAAAATCGTGTCCATCGATGCGGTGCCGGATATTTTTCAGGCCATGGCGGATGGCGAGGCCAACGCTACGGTGGAACTGACGCCGAATATGGCCGGACCGGCATTCGACGCCATTGAGGCGTTCAAGGACAAGGAAACCGTTCCACCGAAGTGGATCCAGACGGAATCCAAGCTTTATACGCAAGCTGACGATCCCAAGGCCGTGTACGAAGCCAAAAAAGGCCTCGGTTACTGA
- the araD1 gene encoding AraD1 family protein translates to MLRLIQFRDVSGEMLVAACDDEGAAHIVKGVTTTYELAWAAISARISLAEQVERTGLGEAVDIDAALAEGRVGLPITHTDPAHLIVAGTGLTHLGSADGRDKMHKAAQAAEKPTDSMRMFLMGVEGGKPKPGESGVQPEWFYKGDGSALVASGGELVSPSFAEDGGEEPELAGIYLIGPDGTPYRLGFCLANEFSDHVTEKQNYLWLAHSKLRQASLGVELYTGELPDHVEGISRIRRGGEVIFEKPFLSGEANMSHTIANLEHHHFKYALFRRPGDIHVHFFGTATLSFSENVKTEAGDQFEISAKPFRYSLINRLAQASAEKIAVKAL, encoded by the coding sequence ATGCTACGTCTGATCCAATTCCGCGATGTCAGCGGAGAAATGCTTGTGGCTGCCTGCGATGATGAGGGCGCGGCACACATCGTCAAGGGTGTAACGACGACCTACGAGTTGGCATGGGCAGCCATTTCGGCAAGAATCAGTCTTGCCGAGCAGGTCGAGCGCACGGGCTTGGGCGAAGCCGTCGATATCGATGCAGCCCTTGCGGAGGGTCGCGTCGGTTTGCCGATCACGCATACAGATCCCGCACATCTGATCGTTGCAGGCACCGGCCTCACGCATCTGGGTTCGGCCGATGGGCGCGATAAGATGCATAAGGCGGCTCAGGCTGCTGAAAAGCCGACCGATTCCATGCGCATGTTTTTGATGGGCGTTGAGGGCGGGAAGCCGAAACCCGGCGAGAGCGGTGTGCAGCCAGAATGGTTTTATAAGGGTGACGGCTCGGCGCTGGTCGCATCGGGCGGCGAACTCGTTTCACCCTCCTTTGCAGAGGATGGCGGCGAGGAGCCGGAACTGGCCGGTATTTATCTGATCGGCCCGGATGGCACGCCGTACCGGCTCGGCTTTTGTCTCGCCAACGAGTTTTCCGATCATGTGACGGAAAAGCAGAATTATCTCTGGCTCGCCCATTCCAAGCTGCGACAGGCCTCACTTGGCGTCGAACTTTATACCGGCGAATTGCCGGATCATGTCGAAGGCATCTCACGCATCCGTCGTGGTGGCGAAGTGATTTTTGAAAAGCCGTTCCTGTCCGGCGAAGCGAACATGTCGCATACGATTGCCAATCTCGAACATCATCATTTCAAATATGCGTTGTTCCGGCGTCCGGGCGATATTCATGTGCATTTCTTCGGTACAGCTACTCTGTCCTTCTCCGAAAATGTGAAGACTGAAGCGGGTGACCAGTTCGAGATTTCCGCAAAGCCGTTCCGTTACTCGCTGATCAACCGGCTGGCACAAGCGTCTGCGGAAAAAATCGCTGTGAAGGCGCTGTAG
- a CDS encoding Gfo/Idh/MocA family oxidoreductase, whose protein sequence is MTAQSNIALAIVGLGKIARDQHLPSIEAVDGIELKAIASRNAGLDGLPSFHDIDQLLASDVVIDAVSLCTPPQGRFQQAYAALQARKHVMLEKPPGSTISEVQALERLAKKQGVTLYTTWHSREAAAVEPAREFLKQARLKSVAVSWKEDVRHWHPGQQWIWEPGGLGVFDPGINALSIVTHILPERFFLTKSDLYFPANRAAPIAADLAFETEDGVPVSFELDWRQTGPQTWDIRVETDKGTVLLSHGGSRLSIAGTETMAEPDREYRRLYQHFVKLVAEGRSDVDLAPLTHVADAFLLGQRHVVEAFED, encoded by the coding sequence ATGACGGCGCAATCCAACATCGCTCTTGCCATTGTTGGTCTTGGCAAGATCGCGCGTGACCAGCATCTGCCGTCGATTGAAGCCGTAGACGGAATTGAATTGAAAGCCATTGCCAGCCGCAATGCCGGACTGGACGGTCTCCCGTCTTTTCACGATATCGATCAATTGCTTGCAAGCGATGTGGTCATCGATGCTGTGTCGTTGTGCACCCCACCACAGGGGCGGTTTCAGCAGGCCTATGCGGCTTTGCAAGCGCGTAAACATGTCATGCTGGAAAAACCGCCCGGTTCCACCATTTCGGAAGTGCAGGCGCTTGAGCGGCTGGCCAAAAAACAGGGCGTAACACTGTATACAACGTGGCATTCGCGGGAAGCCGCAGCGGTGGAACCGGCGCGGGAATTTTTGAAACAGGCAAGACTAAAGTCCGTTGCGGTTTCGTGGAAAGAGGATGTGCGTCATTGGCATCCGGGCCAGCAATGGATCTGGGAGCCGGGCGGTCTTGGGGTGTTCGATCCGGGAATCAATGCGCTTTCTATCGTCACGCATATCTTGCCGGAGCGGTTTTTTCTCACCAAATCAGACCTTTATTTCCCTGCAAACCGCGCTGCCCCTATCGCTGCCGACCTGGCATTTGAGACGGAAGACGGGGTGCCGGTGTCGTTTGAGCTCGACTGGCGTCAGACTGGCCCTCAGACATGGGATATTCGTGTCGAGACCGATAAGGGAACGGTTCTGCTCAGCCATGGCGGTAGCCGGTTGAGCATTGCGGGAACCGAGACAATGGCGGAGCCGGACCGTGAATATCGTCGTCTATACCAGCACTTCGTCAAACTTGTAGCCGAAGGGCGAAGCGATGTTGATCTGGCGCCACTGACCCATGTGGCGGATGCTTTTCTGCTGGGACAGCGCCATGTAGTCGAAGCGTTTGAAGATTAG
- a CDS encoding sugar ABC transporter ATP-binding protein: MARPETGVRPIEPASLLEARSITKSFLGVTALDHVDFALSRGQIHALLGENGAGKSTLIKILTGAYHGFDGSIVLNGQPIAPSSVAEAQALGIGTVYQEVNLLENLSVAENLYLGRQPRRFGLIDRSSMEKDATVLLARYGLDIDVGAPLSAYSVAIRQIIAIARAVDLSGKVLVLDEPTASLDAREVKMLFGILQQLKAQGLGIIIITHFLEQVYAIADCVTVLRNGKLVGSRHLSDLPRTDLISMMLGHQLQETVSRQLTEEVSDNSTAPIHFSGFGKKGSVAPFDLAIKPGEAIGVAGLLGSGRTETALLMFGVDDADAGSLTVDGKAIKLSSPVTAIAERFAFCPEERKSDGIIGDFSVAENIALAVQAKRGWSKPLSAREKATLAERYIKTLDIRPPDPDKPIKLLSGGNQQKAILARWLATDPRLLILDEPTRGIDIGAHAEILKLIGELCAQGMSLVIISSEFEELAAVANRVVVLSDRRHIAELNGTQITADNIVRAIAETGPANEAAA, translated from the coding sequence ATGGCACGCCCGGAAACAGGCGTTCGACCGATCGAGCCTGCGTCACTTCTTGAAGCCCGCTCGATTACCAAATCCTTTTTAGGCGTGACAGCACTCGATCACGTCGATTTCGCGCTTTCTCGCGGACAAATTCACGCGCTTCTCGGCGAGAACGGCGCGGGAAAATCAACACTCATCAAGATATTGACCGGTGCCTATCATGGCTTTGACGGTTCCATTGTGCTCAACGGCCAGCCAATTGCGCCCTCATCGGTCGCCGAAGCGCAGGCGCTTGGCATCGGCACGGTTTATCAGGAAGTCAATCTGCTTGAAAACCTGAGCGTTGCCGAAAACCTCTATCTCGGACGACAGCCACGTCGGTTCGGTCTTATCGACCGCTCCAGCATGGAAAAAGACGCAACCGTCCTGCTGGCGCGTTATGGTCTCGATATCGATGTCGGCGCACCCTTGTCGGCCTATTCCGTCGCCATCCGCCAAATCATTGCCATTGCACGTGCGGTCGATCTTTCCGGCAAGGTACTGGTGCTCGACGAGCCAACCGCAAGTCTGGATGCGCGCGAAGTCAAGATGCTGTTTGGCATTTTGCAGCAACTAAAAGCGCAAGGGCTTGGCATCATCATTATCACGCATTTTCTCGAACAGGTTTACGCGATTGCTGATTGCGTAACCGTGTTGCGCAATGGAAAGCTTGTCGGCAGCCGTCATCTTTCGGACCTGCCGCGCACCGATCTCATTTCTATGATGCTTGGGCATCAATTGCAGGAAACGGTCAGTCGGCAACTGACCGAAGAGGTCAGCGACAATTCAACCGCCCCTATCCATTTTTCAGGCTTTGGCAAAAAGGGTAGCGTTGCGCCCTTTGATCTTGCCATCAAACCAGGCGAAGCCATCGGCGTTGCGGGCTTACTCGGTTCAGGCCGCACCGAAACCGCACTTTTGATGTTCGGTGTGGATGATGCCGACGCCGGCAGCCTCACCGTGGACGGTAAGGCGATAAAGCTTTCCTCACCCGTAACCGCCATTGCCGAGCGCTTTGCCTTCTGCCCCGAAGAGCGCAAGAGCGATGGCATCATCGGCGATTTTTCGGTCGCCGAAAATATTGCGCTCGCAGTCCAGGCCAAGCGCGGCTGGTCGAAACCCTTGTCCGCACGCGAAAAGGCCACATTGGCAGAACGTTATATCAAGACACTCGACATCCGTCCGCCCGATCCCGACAAACCCATCAAGCTTCTGTCGGGCGGCAATCAGCAGAAGGCCATTCTGGCGCGCTGGCTTGCCACCGATCCGCGCCTGCTCATTCTCGATGAGCCGACGCGCGGCATCGATATCGGCGCCCATGCAGAAATCCTCAAACTCATCGGGGAACTCTGCGCGCAAGGCATGTCGCTGGTCATCATCTCCTCGGAATTCGAGGAACTGGCCGCCGTTGCCAATCGTGTGGTGGTGCTTTCCGATCGCCGCCACATCGCGGAACTTAACGGCACACAAATCACCGCCGACAATATCGTGCGCGCAATTGCCGAAACCGGCCCCGCAAATGAGGCCGCTGCATGA
- a CDS encoding FadR/GntR family transcriptional regulator yields the protein MGLLETAITGRKRHNSHAIVVGDLGRGIVAGTIAEDSILPGDNELSLRFGVSRTVLREAMKTLAAKRLIEPKAKVGTRVLGHESWNFFDPDVLTWRFEAGFDEDFVDHLAEMRMALEPAAAAAAAERASSDEFVELYALAEKFDNPDHTPESIANVDLEFHLAIARMSGNPFMRSVSGLIEAALAISFKLSSPAASREGIAECAANHLRIAHAIASRNPQKARAAMESVIQVGVERIREAI from the coding sequence TTGGGACTACTGGAGACAGCGATAACCGGGCGCAAGCGGCATAACAGCCACGCCATTGTCGTGGGTGATCTGGGGCGCGGGATTGTCGCAGGAACGATTGCGGAAGATTCGATCCTTCCCGGCGATAATGAATTGTCGCTGCGCTTCGGGGTTTCGCGCACGGTTTTGCGTGAAGCAATGAAGACACTGGCCGCCAAGCGGCTGATTGAACCCAAGGCCAAGGTTGGCACCCGGGTTCTGGGTCATGAAAGCTGGAATTTCTTTGACCCCGATGTCCTGACATGGCGTTTTGAAGCAGGCTTTGACGAGGATTTCGTCGATCATCTGGCTGAGATGCGTATGGCGCTGGAACCTGCAGCAGCCGCAGCGGCTGCAGAGCGCGCCAGCAGCGATGAATTTGTCGAACTTTATGCACTGGCAGAAAAATTCGATAATCCGGATCACACGCCCGAATCGATTGCCAATGTCGATCTGGAATTCCATCTCGCAATCGCTCGCATGTCGGGCAACCCGTTCATGCGCTCCGTCAGCGGTCTGATCGAAGCTGCCCTGGCGATTTCGTTCAAACTGTCATCGCCTGCCGCATCACGGGAAGGCATTGCAGAATGTGCCGCCAATCATTTGCGCATTGCCCATGCTATTGCATCGCGTAATCCGCAAAAAGCGCGTGCGGCTATGGAAAGCGTCATCCAGGTTGGCGTCGAACGCATCCGCGAAGCAATCTGA
- the yjfF gene encoding galactofuranose ABC transporter, permease protein YjfF, which produces MRVLRNLPFLTTVAIFLLAYALCVIQFPNMLSTRVIGNLLTDNAFLGIAAVGMTFVILSGGIDLSVGSVIAFTSVFVAVTVGQLGLHPLIAFALILVIAALFGAWMGMMIHYLGIPPFVATLAGMFLARGAAFLISTQSVPISHPFFNTLQGLYFRLPGGGRLTFIAMLMLAIFIIGGIIAHRTRFGANIYALGGNAQSAELMGVPIARTTIGIYTMSGLLSGLAGIVYTLYTSSGYSLATVGVELDAIASVVIGGTLLTGGAGLVAGTFVGILIQGLIQTYIVFDGTLSSWWTKIAIGILLFLFIALQRGLVWFSDLRIARQRMREA; this is translated from the coding sequence ATGAGAGTGCTTCGCAATTTGCCGTTTCTCACCACGGTGGCAATTTTTCTGCTCGCCTACGCGCTCTGCGTCATCCAGTTTCCAAACATGCTCTCGACGCGGGTGATTGGCAATCTTTTGACCGACAACGCTTTTCTCGGCATCGCGGCGGTGGGTATGACATTCGTGATCCTGTCGGGCGGCATTGATCTCTCGGTCGGCTCGGTGATTGCCTTCACCAGCGTTTTCGTCGCCGTAACCGTCGGCCAGCTCGGCCTGCATCCGCTCATCGCCTTCGCGCTCATTCTGGTGATTGCCGCCCTTTTTGGGGCATGGATGGGCATGATGATCCATTATCTTGGTATCCCGCCTTTTGTAGCAACGCTTGCGGGCATGTTTCTGGCGCGTGGCGCCGCCTTCCTGATTTCGACGCAATCCGTGCCGATCTCCCATCCTTTCTTCAACACATTGCAGGGATTGTATTTCCGCCTGCCCGGCGGCGGGCGGCTGACTTTCATCGCCATGCTGATGCTGGCGATCTTCATCATTGGCGGCATCATCGCGCATCGCACGCGTTTTGGGGCCAACATCTATGCGCTGGGCGGCAATGCGCAATCAGCAGAACTGATGGGGGTTCCAATCGCGCGCACCACCATCGGTATTTACACGATGTCGGGGCTTCTTTCGGGCCTCGCGGGCATCGTCTATACGCTCTACACCTCGTCGGGCTATTCACTGGCAACGGTGGGCGTTGAACTCGACGCCATTGCCTCGGTCGTCATCGGCGGCACGCTTTTGACCGGTGGCGCCGGGCTTGTGGCCGGAACTTTCGTCGGTATTTTGATCCAGGGGCTGATACAAACCTATATTGTTTTTGACGGAACCCTGTCTTCATGGTGGACAAAAATTGCAATCGGCATATTGCTCTTCCTGTTCATTGCGCTACAGCGGGGACTTGTGTGGTTTTCCGATTTGAGAATAGCTCGGCAACGCATGAGGGAGGCCTGA
- a CDS encoding DUF72 domain-containing protein, which yields MTRVDKGKIYVGIGGWAYEPWDESFYPEKLAKKRQLEYASGKLTSIEVNSTYYGPQKPQTFARWRDETPDGFVFSLKAPRFSTNRRVLAEAGASIEKFLTGGVTELKEKLGVINWQFMATKKFDPVDFEAFLKLLPKSVDGIDLRHAVEVRHDSFNSTNFIALLRKYGVAVVIAGDSDFPQFADMTAPFAYLRIMGTTQRESKGYNDERLDQWAKRAHAIAVGHVPDSMKSLTPPIPDNVARDVFLYIISGYKAHNPQAAMTLIDRIA from the coding sequence ATGACTAGGGTGGATAAAGGTAAAATATATGTCGGGATCGGCGGCTGGGCCTATGAGCCGTGGGATGAAAGCTTTTATCCAGAAAAACTCGCCAAAAAGCGTCAGCTCGAATATGCATCAGGCAAGCTCACCTCCATTGAGGTCAATTCAACCTATTATGGTCCGCAGAAACCGCAGACTTTCGCACGATGGCGTGATGAAACGCCTGACGGCTTTGTGTTTTCGCTCAAAGCGCCGCGCTTTTCCACCAATCGCCGCGTGTTGGCAGAAGCAGGTGCCAGCATCGAAAAGTTTCTGACTGGCGGGGTGACAGAACTCAAGGAAAAGCTCGGCGTCATCAACTGGCAGTTCATGGCAACCAAGAAATTTGATCCAGTTGATTTCGAGGCATTTTTGAAATTGCTGCCCAAATCCGTCGATGGCATTGATCTGCGTCATGCTGTCGAAGTGCGCCATGACAGTTTCAATTCAACGAATTTCATCGCCTTGCTGCGAAAATATGGTGTGGCGGTGGTGATCGCCGGTGACAGTGATTTTCCGCAATTTGCCGATATGACTGCGCCTTTCGCCTATCTGCGTATCATGGGTACGACGCAGCGCGAATCGAAAGGCTATAATGATGAACGGCTTGATCAGTGGGCAAAGCGTGCTCATGCGATTGCCGTCGGTCACGTACCCGATAGCATGAAAAGTTTGACGCCGCCCATTCCCGATAACGTCGCACGCGACGTCTTTCTCTATATCATCAGCGGTTACAAGGCGCATAATCCGCAAGCCGCGATGACCCTGATCGACCGGATTGCGTAG
- a CDS encoding thiamine pyrophosphate-binding protein, which translates to MTSQSNSRHGGQVLVDALRIHGVKRVFCVPGESYLAALDAFYDVHDEIDLIVCRQEGGAAYMAEAYGKMTGKPGICFVTRGPGATNASIGVHTAFQDSTPMLLFIGQVASDQVEREAFQEIDYRRMFGQMAKWVVQIDDAARIPELVSQAFHRAVNGRPGPVVVALPEDMLSAYATVDDAPAYKLVEMHPGAEQLQDMANRIEKAERPLMIVGGGGWNSEAVANLQTFAENMHLPVATSIRCQDMFDNTHPLYAGEMGTSISPKLAQRVRDADLLVVVGARLGEMTTQGYELIDIPVPKQKLIHIHPGAEELGRVYHADLPINASMPAFARASATLPALSDPRAKAWAASVNADYRANIETPTIPGPVQMGEIMAWLREHLPSDAIITNGAGNYSAWPHRFYQYRTYRSQLAPTNGSMGYGVPAAVAAKLTDPKRTVVAFAGDGCFLMNGQELATAAQYGANAIFIVINNGMYGTIRMHQERNYPGRVSGTDLANPDFASLARAYGLHGETVENTGDFAPAFERCEHSGKPALIEIRIDPEALSPKMSLSEMREQGLAKKKQ; encoded by the coding sequence ATGACAAGCCAATCCAATTCGCGCCACGGTGGTCAGGTTTTGGTGGATGCATTACGCATTCACGGCGTGAAACGCGTTTTCTGTGTTCCGGGCGAAAGTTATCTGGCAGCGCTCGACGCCTTTTACGATGTTCACGATGAAATCGACCTGATCGTCTGCCGTCAGGAGGGCGGTGCCGCCTATATGGCCGAAGCTTATGGCAAGATGACCGGAAAACCCGGCATCTGCTTCGTCACGCGTGGACCGGGCGCGACCAATGCATCCATCGGTGTGCATACCGCCTTTCAGGATTCGACACCCATGCTGTTGTTCATCGGGCAGGTGGCGAGCGATCAGGTCGAGCGCGAGGCTTTTCAGGAAATTGATTACCGTCGAATGTTCGGCCAGATGGCCAAATGGGTTGTACAGATTGATGATGCGGCACGTATTCCCGAACTTGTTTCCCAAGCCTTTCATCGCGCCGTCAATGGACGCCCCGGCCCGGTCGTGGTGGCGCTGCCCGAAGACATGCTGAGCGCATATGCAACGGTTGACGATGCCCCCGCCTATAAGCTTGTCGAGATGCATCCCGGTGCAGAGCAATTACAGGATATGGCAAACCGCATCGAGAAAGCCGAACGCCCGCTGATGATTGTCGGCGGTGGCGGCTGGAACAGCGAAGCGGTCGCAAATTTACAGACATTCGCAGAAAACATGCATCTGCCGGTCGCGACCTCGATCCGCTGTCAGGACATGTTCGACAATACGCATCCGCTTTATGCCGGTGAAATGGGCACCTCAATCAGCCCAAAACTGGCACAGCGCGTGCGCGATGCCGATCTTCTGGTGGTGGTCGGTGCTCGTCTGGGCGAAATGACCACACAGGGCTATGAACTCATAGATATTCCGGTACCAAAACAAAAGCTCATCCATATTCATCCCGGCGCGGAAGAACTGGGCCGCGTCTATCATGCCGACCTTCCGATCAATGCCAGCATGCCCGCCTTTGCGCGCGCAAGCGCAACCCTGCCAGCTCTTTCAGATCCCCGCGCAAAAGCATGGGCTGCAAGCGTCAATGCCGATTATCGCGCCAATATAGAAACGCCGACGATTCCTGGGCCTGTCCAGATGGGAGAGATCATGGCATGGCTGCGCGAACATTTGCCAAGTGACGCCATCATCACCAATGGTGCAGGCAATTACTCGGCATGGCCGCACCGCTTCTATCAGTATCGCACCTATCGCAGTCAATTGGCACCGACCAACGGTTCGATGGGGTACGGCGTGCCCGCAGCCGTTGCGGCAAAACTCACCGATCCCAAACGCACGGTAGTGGCTTTTGCCGGTGACGGCTGTTTTCTCATGAACGGACAGGAACTAGCGACCGCCGCACAATATGGCGCCAACGCCATCTTTATCGTCATCAATAACGGTATGTACGGCACCATCCGCATGCATCAGGAGCGCAATTATCCCGGTCGCGTATCGGGAACCGACCTTGCCAACCCAGACTTTGCAAGCCTCGCGCGCGCCTATGGGTTGCACGGCGAAACCGTCGAAAACACCGGTGATTTCGCACCCGCCTTTGAGCGGTGCGAACATTCGGGCAAGCCTGCGCTGATTGAAATTCGCATTGATCCCGAAGCACTGTCTCCTAAAATGTCGTTGAGCGAGATGCGTGAGCAAGGACTGGCAAAAAAGAAGCAATAA